A region from the Lolium perenne isolate Kyuss_39 chromosome 4, Kyuss_2.0, whole genome shotgun sequence genome encodes:
- the LOC139839256 gene encoding uncharacterized protein, with protein MDWLKANKVVIDCANNSVSFPTSSGTLTYTPSLTPSVQIFALNPSSLPELESIPVVCDFPDVFPEELPGMPPDRAVEFVIELEPGTAPISKRPYKMGPNELAELKKQLDELQKLGFIQPSTSPWGCPTIFVKKKDKTDRLVVDYRPLNEKTIKNTYPLPRINELFDQLVGATVFSKMDLRNDTSKPFQIICDASLHGLGAVLMQERQVVAYASRNDAIFVVIDRLSKVSHFLPVKETISASQLAELYTAKIVSLHGVPLEISSDRGSIFTSMFWASFQKAMGTNLLFSTAYHPQMSGQVERVNQILEDMLRACVISFGMKWEECLPFAEFSYNNRYQASLGMAPFEALYGRKCRTPLNWSETGERKIFGPDVINEAEEKVRIIRDNLKITQSRQKSYYDSKHRDMLYHPGDQAYLCVTPMRGTHRFSIKGKLAPRYIGPFKVLAKRGEVAYLLELPEKLSKVHDVFHVSQLKKCFKDPGRAVDHESIDLQEDLSYKEHPVRILDEAERRTRNNSVKFLKMQ; from the exons ATGGATTGGTTGAAGGCCAACAAAGTTGTCATTGATTGCGCCAACAATTCAGTTTCTTTTCCTACTTCATCAGGAACCTTGACCTATACACCTTCTCTGACACCTTCCGTTCAGATCTTTGCTTTGAATCCTAGTTCTCTTCCGGAGCTTGAGTCTATACCGGTGGTTTGCGACTTTCCTGACGTCTTTCCTGAAGAACTTCCAGGTATGCCACCTGACAGGGCTGTTGAGTTCGTCATTGAACTAGAGCCTGGAACAGCTCCTATCTCAAAGCGGCCATACAAAATGGGTCCCAATGAGTTGGCTGAACTCAAGAAGCAGCTTGACGAGTTGCAAAAACTTGGTTTCATTCAGCCAAGCACTTCTCCATGGGGATGTCCTACCATCTTCGTGAAGAAAAAGGATAAAACTGATCGATTGGTGGTTGACTACCGTCCTCTCAATGAGAAAACGATCAAGAATACATATCCTCTTCCTCGCATCAATGAGCTCTTTGATCAGCTTGTAGGTGCAACTGTGTTctctaagatggatttgagaaatg ATACTTCTAAACCTTTCCAGATAATCTGTGATGCATCTCTTCATGGACTAGGTGCTGTCCTCATGCAAGAACGTCAAGTTGTGGCGTATGCTTCTC gcaatgatgctatcttcGTGGTGATCGACCGTCTTTCCAAGGTTTCTCACTTCCTTCCTGTCAAAGAAACAATATCTGCTAGTCAGTTAGCCGAGCTCTACACTGCAAAGATTgtttctcttcatggtgttcccttgGAAATAAGCTCTGATCGCGGAAGTATCTTTACTTCCATGTTTTGGGCAAGctttcagaaagctatgggaactaatctgctcttcagcacagcttatcatcCGCAAATGAGTGGGCAAGTCGAAAGAGTCAATCAGATTCTCGAGGACATGCTCCGTGCCTGTGTTATCTCATTCGGCATGAAATGGGAAGAATGTCTTCCATTCGCtgagttctcttacaacaacagataTCAAGCCAGTTTGGGTATGGCACCCTTCGAAGCTCTCTATGGTCGCAAATGCAGAACACCTCTGAACTGGTCTGAAACCGGTGAAAGGAAAATCTTTGGCCCCGATGTCATCAACGAGGCTGAAGAAAAGGTGCGAATCATTCGTGATAATCTGAAGATAACACAATCTCGGCAGAAAAGCTATTATGATAGCAAGCACCGTGATATGTTATATCATCCTGGTGATCAAGCCTACCTTTGTGTTACTCCTATGAGGGGCACTCATCGCTTCAGTATCAAAGGCAAGCTGGCGCCAAGATACATTGGTCCTTTCAAAGTTCTAGCAAAGCGTGGTGAAGTCGCTTACCTCCTTGAACTCCCTGAGAAGCTCTCCAAAGTGCACGATGTCTTCCACGTGTCACAGCTCAAGAAGTGCTTCAAAGATCCGGGCCGTGCAGTTGATCACGAGTCCATCGACCTCCAAGAAGACCTCTCCTACAAAGAGCATCCCGTTCGGATTCTTGATGAAGCTGAACGTCGTACTCGCAACAACTCTGTCAAGTTCCTCAAGATgcagtga